One window from the genome of Streptomyces sp. NBC_00287 encodes:
- a CDS encoding nuclear transport factor 2 family protein: MTEHPHIAVFHRLLAAFSAGDMEALAELFHPDVVWHIGGSNLLSGDQRGREDTLAYITREFQLTGGTYRTQLHDVLANDAHTVALLHATASREGKELDLDYAIVFHMRDERISEGWVLPVDWRAYDEFWS; the protein is encoded by the coding sequence ATGACCGAGCATCCGCACATCGCCGTGTTTCACCGTCTCCTTGCCGCCTTCTCAGCCGGTGACATGGAGGCGCTGGCGGAGCTCTTCCACCCAGACGTGGTCTGGCACATCGGGGGCAGCAACCTCCTGTCCGGAGACCAACGGGGACGCGAGGACACGTTGGCCTACATCACCCGGGAGTTCCAGCTGACGGGCGGCACCTACCGCACGCAGCTGCACGATGTCCTCGCCAACGATGCCCACACGGTCGCCCTCCTCCATGCCACGGCGTCGCGTGAAGGCAAGGAGCTCGACCTCGACTACGCCATCGTCTTCCACATGAGGGACGAAAGGATCAGCGAGGGCTGGGTTCTGCCTGTCGACTGGCGGGCGTATGACGAATTCTGGTCGTAG
- a CDS encoding SAV_2336 N-terminal domain-related protein, with product MIEELFRALEASGVNAGPEEVADILWLAARIGGGSEEPAVRDLPDMGVEAEEPPPPEPPAAGPGEVESGPAEEFYNACDVTDTPGQARDGVDLVRVRRAASLRDPLALMRALRPLGRSTRRMRSRDVELELDEELTVRRTVEQRLPTPVLRPRRGRWLDLALVVDAHHSMVLWHDLVGELRRVFVQTGIFRDVRTWYLRGTDAGAELSVARTPDGEPRSVQEVSDPSGHRLVLVVTDTVAGGWAAPSVAHMLRQWSAHGPVALLNVLPRRLWDRGAVRPQPVLVRSVGPASPNTSWRLGPATRSRRRRSAPGGITIPVVEAGAASVAVLAKLVAGNGQWTRVPCLTIPRAAQVLPVAAREPVADEVDEILRRFRAGASPVAQRLAGYLSAVPLSLPVMNLVRQIMLPESEHGHLAEVALGGLFTPWEGESAADPDRVPFDFRPGVREALLGGQRRDAITSVQEVVRREMGAGVSERGASSGGDFLAGRSAGGGDGSRGLAAQASPFAARVGTGVATGPQRIAELVTEDEPMSAYVEGEADEHLREVISRAQQGRSACVLVLGEAGTGKTTAITRAIAGLPGDWTVWSPTDPDELVREAAQLRRPRSVVVLREFLPFALASDTHPLLLRGLAEPADGPVVVVGELTPADMALLLTEESEEANSFRFLLGRIDVVPFSPGVAEVDAMMRRLHEAPSFAKSLLRAALDIQRLGHGPVLSRQLLEEATGVYLNDENHGDQSYDGLSAALAYACDSASGAPPIMIQMPDRPESYLIRESVEWADRQQTPRIDPPEALWSVLARHADPDSLPALAESARARGLDEVARYLDNNFAFLEATAESSAVIGQLIKDAARRLVRVWNGRNVLSSGILLSDQGVVVIPEVPYLRAHREQPDMELRVQLRLWDRESALLARQFPSAARDGQAHLSLVTPSGFQWQAKVPPLAQAPVPPRGERVMVVGLDNDGDSTLALLRCRVQTGASDHYVLEPTVSAPWPTVGAAVVDLHGTLVGVVNAYTEQSNRLLATRITAPTPISTPVPAQSPNPALLDPTHSRAVLIGVDSYQEFPELPGAAEAAHELAYALGRRREDGIFAAGNVSVVWNRPFRETFDRALSDVAGQAEHTLFLYYAGHLIETAEDAFLTFSDTSRDRPLTSALSIRHLRSLLDESPARFKVLVLDADAEHMDRIWSLFAPRITPRGSWTLLTSQRQAGKAPHAFTKELVSVLISGLPGGPEFLSLADIAGRIRRRRDTGNVSLFNHYDPDSPELVLRNPAYQQEGTVKWFNTAKGYGFITLDNGRDVFVHHSAIDLEGFRSLDEGQRVRFRVVQSERGPQARNVRPIRTERG from the coding sequence GTGATCGAGGAGCTGTTCCGCGCTCTGGAGGCGTCCGGCGTGAATGCGGGGCCCGAGGAGGTGGCGGACATCCTCTGGCTGGCCGCGCGGATCGGTGGCGGCTCCGAGGAGCCCGCCGTACGCGATCTGCCGGACATGGGCGTCGAGGCCGAGGAGCCGCCGCCGCCCGAGCCCCCTGCGGCGGGCCCTGGCGAGGTGGAGTCCGGGCCGGCCGAGGAGTTCTACAACGCTTGCGATGTCACGGACACACCTGGTCAGGCCCGGGACGGCGTCGACCTCGTCCGCGTGCGCCGCGCCGCATCACTACGGGATCCGCTGGCTCTGATGCGGGCGTTGCGGCCTCTGGGCCGGAGCACGAGGCGGATGCGGTCCCGCGATGTCGAACTGGAGCTCGACGAGGAGCTCACGGTCCGCCGGACGGTGGAACAGCGCCTGCCGACCCCCGTGTTGCGCCCGCGCCGGGGCCGCTGGCTGGACCTCGCGCTCGTCGTGGACGCCCACCATTCGATGGTGCTGTGGCATGACCTGGTGGGTGAACTGCGGCGCGTGTTCGTACAGACGGGCATCTTCCGCGATGTGCGGACGTGGTACCTGCGGGGGACGGACGCGGGCGCGGAGCTGTCCGTCGCCCGTACCCCGGACGGCGAGCCGCGTAGCGTGCAGGAGGTGTCCGACCCGTCGGGCCATCGGCTGGTCCTGGTGGTGACCGACACGGTGGCGGGCGGCTGGGCCGCGCCCTCCGTCGCGCACATGCTGCGGCAGTGGTCCGCCCACGGTCCGGTGGCACTGCTGAATGTGCTGCCACGCCGGTTGTGGGACCGGGGCGCGGTACGCCCGCAGCCGGTACTGGTCCGCTCGGTCGGACCCGCCTCGCCCAACACCTCCTGGCGGCTGGGCCCCGCCACGCGGAGCCGCCGACGCCGTTCGGCGCCGGGAGGCATCACGATCCCCGTGGTGGAGGCCGGAGCCGCGTCCGTCGCAGTCCTGGCGAAGCTGGTGGCGGGAAACGGGCAGTGGACGCGGGTGCCGTGCCTGACGATTCCGCGTGCGGCGCAGGTGCTGCCGGTCGCTGCGCGGGAGCCGGTGGCCGACGAAGTCGACGAGATCCTACGGCGGTTCAGAGCGGGCGCGTCGCCGGTCGCCCAACGGCTCGCCGGGTACCTGTCCGCCGTACCGCTGAGTCTGCCGGTGATGAACCTCGTCCGCCAGATCATGCTTCCCGAGTCGGAGCACGGGCATCTGGCGGAGGTTGCGCTGGGCGGCCTCTTCACGCCATGGGAGGGGGAGAGCGCGGCGGACCCGGACAGGGTGCCGTTCGACTTCCGGCCCGGGGTACGGGAGGCACTGCTCGGGGGGCAGCGGCGGGACGCGATCACTTCCGTGCAGGAGGTGGTGCGGCGGGAGATGGGGGCAGGGGTCAGCGAGCGGGGGGCCAGTAGCGGCGGGGACTTTCTTGCGGGGCGCAGTGCGGGGGGTGGGGACGGCAGCCGGGGGCTCGCTGCGCAGGCTTCGCCCTTTGCGGCTCGGGTTGGGACGGGGGTCGCAACGGGGCCACAGCGGATTGCGGAACTCGTCACGGAAGACGAGCCCATGTCCGCCTATGTGGAGGGCGAGGCGGATGAACATCTACGCGAAGTGATCTCACGGGCCCAGCAGGGGCGCAGTGCATGTGTACTGGTGTTGGGCGAAGCCGGTACCGGGAAGACGACGGCCATCACGCGGGCGATTGCTGGGTTGCCGGGCGACTGGACGGTCTGGTCGCCAACGGATCCCGACGAACTGGTCCGAGAGGCAGCCCAGTTGCGTCGTCCTCGTTCCGTCGTGGTGCTGCGCGAATTCCTGCCCTTCGCACTCGCTTCCGATACCCATCCCCTCCTTCTCCGTGGGCTCGCCGAACCGGCGGACGGACCTGTTGTGGTCGTCGGCGAACTCACCCCCGCGGACATGGCCTTACTGCTGACCGAGGAGTCCGAGGAAGCAAACAGCTTCCGCTTCCTGCTCGGTCGCATCGATGTCGTGCCGTTCTCTCCCGGGGTCGCAGAGGTCGATGCCATGATGAGGCGCCTTCACGAGGCGCCATCGTTCGCCAAGAGCCTGCTCCGGGCGGCGCTGGACATCCAGCGTCTGGGGCATGGACCTGTGCTGTCACGACAGTTGTTGGAAGAGGCCACGGGCGTCTACCTCAACGACGAGAACCATGGGGACCAGTCGTACGACGGGCTTTCGGCCGCCTTGGCCTATGCCTGCGACTCGGCTTCCGGGGCACCGCCGATTATGATCCAGATGCCCGACCGGCCCGAGAGCTATCTGATCCGTGAGTCCGTGGAATGGGCTGACCGACAGCAGACTCCGCGCATCGACCCGCCCGAGGCCCTCTGGTCGGTACTGGCCCGTCACGCCGACCCGGATTCACTGCCGGCTCTCGCCGAGTCCGCACGGGCCAGAGGGCTGGACGAAGTGGCCCGATACCTCGACAACAACTTCGCGTTCCTGGAGGCCACCGCAGAATCCTCGGCAGTCATCGGACAACTGATCAAGGATGCCGCGCGACGATTGGTTCGGGTCTGGAACGGGAGGAACGTGCTGAGTTCGGGAATCCTCCTTTCCGATCAAGGCGTTGTGGTGATACCGGAGGTTCCGTACCTGCGCGCACATCGGGAGCAGCCCGACATGGAGCTGCGTGTGCAGTTGCGCCTCTGGGACAGGGAAAGCGCCCTGCTTGCGCGACAATTCCCGTCGGCCGCTCGGGACGGCCAGGCCCATCTGTCCCTTGTGACGCCCTCAGGGTTCCAGTGGCAGGCGAAGGTGCCGCCTCTGGCGCAAGCCCCCGTGCCACCCCGCGGGGAACGGGTCATGGTCGTCGGTCTCGACAATGACGGTGATTCCACCTTGGCGCTGCTCCGCTGCCGGGTCCAGACCGGCGCGAGCGACCACTACGTGCTCGAGCCCACCGTCTCCGCGCCATGGCCCACAGTCGGTGCGGCCGTTGTCGACCTGCACGGGACCTTGGTCGGGGTGGTGAATGCATACACCGAGCAGAGCAACCGGCTCCTCGCCACGCGGATCACAGCCCCCACGCCGATCTCCACGCCCGTGCCTGCACAGTCACCGAACCCCGCCCTCCTCGACCCCACCCACTCCCGTGCCGTGCTCATCGGAGTCGACAGCTACCAGGAGTTCCCGGAGCTGCCCGGTGCCGCCGAGGCGGCGCACGAGCTGGCGTACGCGTTGGGACGCAGACGAGAGGACGGCATCTTCGCTGCCGGTAACGTCTCGGTCGTATGGAACCGCCCATTCCGCGAGACCTTCGACCGGGCACTGTCAGACGTGGCCGGGCAGGCCGAGCACACGCTCTTCCTCTATTACGCGGGCCACCTGATCGAGACAGCCGAGGACGCCTTCCTCACCTTCTCCGACACCAGTCGCGACCGCCCGCTCACGTCCGCTCTCTCCATCCGGCACCTTCGTTCGCTGCTGGACGAAAGTCCGGCCCGGTTCAAAGTCCTTGTCCTCGACGCCGACGCCGAACACATGGACAGGATCTGGTCGCTCTTCGCACCGCGCATCACACCGCGGGGAAGCTGGACGCTGTTGACCTCACAACGGCAGGCGGGAAAGGCTCCCCACGCCTTCACGAAGGAACTCGTTTCGGTGCTTATCTCGGGTCTCCCGGGCGGCCCGGAGTTCCTGAGCCTGGCCGACATCGCCGGCAGGATCCGCCGTCGCAGGGACACGGGTAACGTCTCGCTCTTCAACCACTACGACCCCGATTCCCCCGAGCTCGTCCTCCGAAATCCGGCCTACCAGCAGGAAGGCACGGTGAAGTGGTTCAACACAGCGAAGGGATACGGCTTCATCACCCTGGACAACGGCCGGGACGTCTTCGTCCACCACAGCGCGATCGACCTAGAGGGCTTCCGCTCACTCGACGAAGGACAACGGGTCCGATTCCGCGTCGTCCAAAGCGAAAGGGGACCGCAGGCAAGGAACGTCCGCCCCATCCGTACCGAACGAGGTTGA
- a CDS encoding AAA family ATPase translates to MDTAVKDWWIYRGTGTVEELRARLDEHRPPWREFKGAPDPEYTPPADAGPAWAETYERGSGYVPDEAEVDAVNTALYLRRPLLVTGKPGVGKSTLAHSIAADLELGPVLHWPVTSRSSLRDGLYQYDAIGRLHDANLRHLETSRGAPGRRERSRPRSSGSAIAPYLRLGPLGTALLPQERPRVLLVDEIDKSDIDLPGDLLTVFEEGSFEIPELARIAARQPRVSVGTQDDPELRVGIERGRVQCRAFPIVVLTSNGERDFPPPFLRRCIRLHVEPPSEEKLTQIVRKRLKLDETTGDDRYRDLIEDFLARRTEGDLATDQLLNAVQLRLSGAWSGAGERTKFLDTVLQRLTGPFS, encoded by the coding sequence ATGGACACCGCCGTCAAGGACTGGTGGATCTACCGGGGTACGGGCACGGTCGAGGAGTTGCGTGCCCGGCTCGATGAACACCGGCCGCCGTGGCGGGAGTTCAAGGGCGCACCCGATCCCGAATACACCCCGCCCGCCGACGCCGGGCCCGCCTGGGCCGAGACGTACGAGCGCGGCAGCGGATATGTGCCGGACGAGGCGGAGGTGGACGCCGTCAACACGGCCCTGTATCTGCGCCGCCCGCTGCTGGTCACCGGCAAACCGGGGGTGGGCAAGTCGACGCTGGCCCACAGCATCGCCGCCGACCTGGAGCTCGGGCCGGTGCTGCACTGGCCGGTGACGAGCCGGAGTTCACTGCGGGACGGGCTCTACCAGTACGACGCGATCGGCCGGCTGCACGACGCCAACCTGCGGCACCTCGAAACAAGCCGTGGCGCGCCTGGCCGCCGGGAGCGGAGCCGGCCTCGTTCGTCGGGCAGCGCGATCGCGCCGTATCTGCGCCTCGGGCCGCTCGGCACCGCGCTGCTGCCGCAGGAGCGCCCCCGGGTGCTGCTGGTCGACGAGATCGACAAGAGCGACATCGACCTGCCCGGCGACCTGCTCACGGTCTTCGAGGAAGGCTCCTTCGAGATCCCGGAACTGGCGCGGATCGCCGCGCGACAGCCGCGGGTCAGCGTGGGCACGCAGGACGATCCGGAACTGCGCGTCGGCATCGAACGCGGCCGTGTCCAGTGCCGGGCCTTCCCCATCGTCGTGCTGACCAGCAACGGCGAGCGCGACTTCCCGCCGCCCTTCCTACGCCGCTGCATCCGGCTGCATGTCGAGCCGCCGAGCGAGGAGAAGCTGACACAGATCGTCCGCAAGCGGCTCAAGCTCGACGAGACGACCGGTGACGACCGCTACCGGGACCTCATCGAGGACTTCCTCGCCCGCCGGACCGAGGGCGACCTGGCCACCGACCAGTTGCTGAACGCGGTGCAACTCCGGCTCAGCGGCGCGTGGTCCGGAGCGGGTGAGCGTACGAAGTTCCTGGACACCGTGTTGCAACGGCTGACGGGCCCCTTTTCGTGA
- a CDS encoding VMAP-C domain-containing protein: protein MTGLSAVPELLIAPERTFALVVGIESYEIDRPRMNLSGPARDAVRFADWLTGTAGVPKSNLCLLLSPLTRNEAGVEAKPATRENVDEALFKELPCCDGDLLWLYWAGHGFLDPTHQLLLPYADATAGHTTHLNLTSALRWWRSDKVSRGRFRRLVTIGDSCRIDERRYGRLGFVRVDYPAGQPVPDRRQFTLYAARPGETARNRAELEAGQFTDTLLKRLEGRTLEQATLGLVDIARDVQADFAVMKAHETAWQEPQFEVARAWDGSSLYGDHWTDDGTTSAPTGAPVLDQPAWTELGNLLTDRKVPPYTYEAYRWAFEVAGCAAPAEHSLPSPHLTEIVRDLDSRQGTSRAVPLALPFMRHLASRSPFADWAAAANAWVERTRERLGADPVPVPPARATEPPALHVRLTPEGDDLFWLQLWSYQGDFENVGDYDRPMDLDAVRTTLGAHLLANASARNLGRIEFHVPYDLLEEPFETWQVSTGRGNKTCALGGRYQVVLRCPEERQGLAEAPWRTKWQWYETHGGRHPEAVHDVGDADVSDGLADVLQLEEPPVCVLADVTEPLVMDALEAVLDGGIPIAVWRRPSPGTDESLRTALGATPPAVLDVEALPAVLRRARARHRPLALLWDDPGRIPGRRSLSS, encoded by the coding sequence GTGACGGGCCTGTCCGCCGTCCCCGAGTTGCTGATCGCGCCCGAACGGACCTTCGCACTCGTCGTGGGCATCGAGTCCTACGAGATCGACCGGCCCCGCATGAACCTGTCCGGGCCGGCCCGCGACGCCGTACGTTTCGCCGACTGGCTCACCGGCACCGCCGGTGTCCCCAAGAGCAACTTATGTCTGCTGCTGTCGCCCCTGACCCGCAACGAGGCCGGCGTGGAAGCGAAGCCGGCCACGCGCGAGAACGTCGACGAAGCGCTCTTCAAGGAACTCCCCTGCTGCGACGGCGACTTGTTGTGGCTCTACTGGGCGGGGCACGGCTTCCTCGACCCCACCCACCAGCTGCTCCTCCCCTACGCCGACGCCACGGCCGGTCACACCACCCACCTCAACCTCACCTCGGCGCTGCGCTGGTGGCGGTCGGACAAGGTGAGCCGCGGGCGTTTCCGGCGTCTCGTCACCATCGGCGACTCCTGCCGGATCGACGAGAGGCGGTACGGCCGTCTGGGGTTCGTCAGGGTCGACTACCCGGCTGGTCAGCCCGTCCCCGACCGTCGGCAGTTCACGCTCTACGCGGCACGCCCCGGCGAGACGGCGCGGAACCGGGCGGAGCTGGAGGCGGGCCAGTTCACGGACACCCTGCTCAAGCGCTTGGAGGGCCGGACGCTGGAGCAGGCGACCCTGGGCCTGGTCGACATCGCCCGGGACGTCCAGGCGGACTTCGCTGTCATGAAGGCGCACGAGACGGCCTGGCAGGAGCCGCAGTTCGAGGTCGCCAGGGCCTGGGACGGATCGTCTCTCTACGGAGACCACTGGACGGACGACGGCACCACCTCCGCACCGACCGGCGCGCCCGTCCTCGACCAGCCCGCCTGGACGGAACTCGGGAACTTGCTGACCGACCGCAAGGTGCCCCCGTACACGTACGAGGCCTACCGCTGGGCCTTCGAGGTGGCGGGCTGTGCCGCCCCCGCCGAGCACTCACTGCCCTCCCCGCACCTGACGGAGATCGTCCGCGACCTCGACAGCCGCCAGGGAACGAGCCGAGCAGTCCCGCTCGCGCTGCCGTTCATGCGGCACCTGGCCTCCCGCTCCCCCTTCGCCGACTGGGCCGCCGCCGCGAACGCCTGGGTGGAGCGCACCCGCGAACGACTCGGCGCCGATCCCGTCCCCGTCCCTCCCGCGCGGGCCACCGAGCCCCCTGCACTGCACGTCCGGCTCACACCCGAAGGGGACGACCTCTTCTGGCTTCAACTATGGTCGTACCAGGGCGACTTCGAGAACGTGGGCGACTACGACCGGCCCATGGACCTGGACGCCGTTCGCACGACCCTGGGCGCCCACCTCTTGGCCAACGCCTCCGCGCGCAACCTCGGGCGGATCGAATTCCATGTCCCGTACGACCTGCTGGAGGAGCCGTTCGAGACATGGCAGGTGTCCACAGGACGCGGCAACAAGACCTGCGCGCTCGGCGGCCGGTACCAGGTCGTCCTGCGCTGCCCTGAGGAACGTCAGGGCCTCGCCGAAGCTCCGTGGCGGACCAAATGGCAGTGGTACGAGACCCATGGCGGCCGACATCCGGAGGCCGTGCACGACGTCGGGGACGCCGATGTGTCGGACGGCCTGGCCGACGTCCTGCAACTGGAAGAGCCACCCGTCTGCGTCCTGGCCGACGTGACGGAGCCGCTGGTCATGGACGCGCTGGAGGCCGTACTCGACGGCGGAATACCGATCGCCGTCTGGCGCCGCCCCTCCCCCGGCACGGACGAATCCCTTCGTACGGCGCTGGGGGCTACGCCGCCCGCCGTGCTCGACGTGGAGGCCCTGCCCGCCGTGCTCAGACGCGCCCGTGCCAGACATCGCCCGCTCGCCCTGCTCTGGGACGACCCCGGGCGGATTCCGGGAAGGCGGTCGCTGTCCTCGTGA
- a CDS encoding LysR family transcriptional regulator, whose translation MELRTLRYFVTVAEELHFGRAAARLHMSQPPLSRAIKKLETDLGAALLHRSPTGVTLTAAGTTLLEEARALLGQAERIRARVTAASTLTVGILGDGGDRGAARLAAAYRRRHPGVEVRVRETDLTDPTCGLRAGLVDIALTRGPFDETGLVVCELRADPVGAVLRGDDPLARRDSLELADLARRPWFRFPDGTDAAWQSYWNGGEPREGPEVRAVQECVQAVLWNGTVGMSPLGHEVPGDLAVVPLRDMAPSRVVVAWNHGDTNPLIRSFVEIATAVYRN comes from the coding sequence ATGGAGCTACGCACGCTGCGCTACTTCGTGACCGTCGCCGAGGAACTCCACTTCGGGCGGGCCGCCGCCCGGCTGCACATGAGCCAGCCCCCGCTGAGCCGGGCGATCAAGAAACTGGAGACGGACCTCGGCGCCGCACTGCTGCACCGCTCCCCCACGGGCGTCACGCTCACCGCCGCCGGGACGACGCTCCTGGAGGAGGCGCGTGCCCTGCTAGGCCAGGCCGAACGGATACGGGCGCGCGTGACCGCAGCCTCGACCCTCACCGTCGGCATCCTGGGCGACGGCGGCGACCGGGGTGCCGCGCGACTGGCCGCCGCGTACCGTCGGCGGCACCCGGGGGTCGAGGTCCGCGTCCGCGAGACCGATCTGACCGATCCGACCTGTGGGTTGCGTGCGGGTCTGGTCGACATCGCGCTGACTCGGGGACCGTTCGACGAGACCGGGCTGGTGGTGTGCGAGCTGCGGGCGGATCCGGTGGGCGCGGTGCTGCGCGGCGACGATCCTTTGGCCCGCCGCGACAGCCTGGAGCTGGCCGACCTGGCGCGGCGGCCGTGGTTCCGGTTCCCGGACGGCACGGACGCGGCCTGGCAGTCGTACTGGAACGGTGGTGAGCCCCGGGAGGGTCCGGAGGTGCGGGCCGTCCAGGAGTGCGTGCAGGCCGTGTTGTGGAACGGGACGGTCGGAATGAGTCCACTGGGGCATGAAGTCCCTGGTGACCTGGCCGTGGTGCCGCTGCGCGACATGGCACCGAGTCGGGTGGTGGTGGCGTGGAACCACGGTGACACGAACCCGCTGATCCGCTCGTTCGTCGAGATCGCTACGGCTGTCTATCGCAATTGA
- a CDS encoding MBL fold metallo-hydrolase yields MTDEQFPDPAVQVSAAQEIAPDLLVIPNQRVQLVPSIGIIGGTRSVLVVETGIGTANAEQVLALASEVARGRRLYLTTTHFHPEHAFGAHVFADRATYLVNRAQADDLKTKGPGYLKMFRDFGGQIAQRLDGVRVPTPDVVYDDAYDLDLGGRTVRLRPTGRGHTKGDQVVEVPDAGVLFTGDLAETGQFAIFPWFPPYDTDVSGVRWLTVMDRLADGGPRIVVPGHGDLGGPEVLGNVRDYLRELRDETWRRRDSAMGEEEIVAEVRAVLVERHPEWAGREWIERGVGCFCAEHGGRPFRQ; encoded by the coding sequence ATGACGGACGAACAATTCCCCGACCCCGCCGTACAGGTCTCCGCCGCCCAGGAGATCGCCCCCGACCTGCTCGTGATCCCGAACCAGCGGGTCCAACTGGTGCCCAGCATCGGCATCATCGGCGGCACACGGTCCGTGCTCGTCGTCGAGACGGGCATTGGCACCGCCAACGCCGAGCAGGTCCTCGCCCTCGCCTCCGAGGTGGCGCGCGGCCGTCGCCTGTACCTCACCACGACCCACTTCCACCCCGAACACGCCTTCGGTGCGCACGTCTTCGCCGACCGAGCCACGTATCTCGTCAACCGCGCCCAGGCGGACGACCTGAAGACGAAGGGACCCGGCTACCTGAAGATGTTCCGTGACTTCGGCGGGCAGATCGCGCAGCGCCTGGACGGCGTGCGCGTGCCCACTCCCGATGTGGTCTACGACGACGCCTACGACCTCGACCTCGGCGGCCGGACCGTACGCCTGCGCCCCACCGGCCGCGGTCACACCAAGGGCGACCAGGTGGTCGAAGTCCCGGACGCGGGCGTCCTGTTCACCGGCGACCTGGCCGAGACCGGGCAGTTCGCCATCTTCCCGTGGTTCCCGCCGTACGACACGGATGTCTCCGGCGTGCGCTGGCTGACTGTGATGGACCGGCTGGCCGACGGCGGGCCGCGGATCGTGGTTCCAGGGCATGGCGACCTCGGCGGCCCCGAGGTGCTCGGCAACGTCCGCGACTACCTGCGCGAGCTACGCGACGAGACCTGGCGGCGGCGGGACAGCGCGATGGGCGAGGAGGAGATCGTCGCCGAGGTCCGGGCGGTGCTCGTCGAGCGGCATCCGGAGTGGGCCGGCCGGGAGTGGATCGAGCGGGGGGTTGGGTGCTTTTGTGCCGAACACGGCGGACGGCCGTTCAGACAGTGA